gttacaatttgtagacaaaagcttgtaaaaactgaaaaataaatatttttattagaatagaagtcatTTACTGAGTAAAAGGCACTTTCAACtgaatatgccctcaaattattgcgaaatgcaagaaaagattatatcgatttggttacaattggcaagtgattgtacattttttttgaattattaaatatcgagcaattaactaattctgaactcTGAATTCTGAACTaattctttggttttagaaacgttgagacaaaGAAGATttgaatcgcaccatgatttaagggtgattaggtagATATGTTCCTATGAAGTGCCATGAGATCAGGATTACTCCAAGAGAAACTTGTGTCGTTTccaaatgaacatattttacctctgatgtctagataggcgatgttgtttataaacaaaagaaacaaaataggacctagtactgagccttggggaactccacattctattggctttcAAGAAGTCATCATAGTATGAACCGTTACAAGCTAACTTCTTTTGGTAAGGTATGAGTTGAGCTATGCGAGAGGTGTTTCCCTGAAACTGTAGTACTACCATTTGTTGactaaaatattatgattaacaccatcgaaagccttagaaaaatgagaaaaagttGTCGCAGTGGAGGGACGGCCGTTTAAGCCAGTGTAGACATTACTTAAGAGGGAGGATATCgtatcatttgtgcatttgttacctaaaaacccaaattgatagGTAGTGCAATGAAGATTCAGTTTTTCCAGtattaataaagttttgtttattgCATGAACgtaacgaaaattttttttgttctatatcGCTTATATATTCGAGAAATTATATTACCAAATTAGATATATCttggaattagaaaaagaaattttgtttatattatgtACGGATGTAAACTGTTATGTTTTCTGTGACCTTTACGAAATGCAGGTGACAGTAAATAACGAATCGCTCGTTCAGAAAGTAGGTCTTGAATTGAATCGATGAAAAATTTCCAGCGTGAATTATGAATGCAAATCCTCTGCGTGTTGAGGTTTCAACAGGTCAACTTTTatgtaatatagaaaataacGTGATAAACTTCTTGTCtgggattatttttttatcaactttataaAATGCGTAATATACTTgtattatttactttaattatTCCGGAAATTGTCACGCATTTgtgaatatttgattgaatagTTACAGGCTTATACGGGGTAATTCATAACTATTGGATGCAGAAAGAcacaaaaataagaatttgcGTAATTCATAGTAGGATTGTGGACGGGCAAGCACTGTAAAGTACAAATCAACTAAGAAAAGGCCAGACGCGTCATAACTGACAAAGTCCGCAATAATTTCCTTCTCTCTTAGGCCCATCCCATTTATGTGACAGTGGcgtttttttacgattgttcggtatttttaatatagaaatgcAAGTGCTAAATAGTCTGGCAACGCTGCACGTCTGCCGCATGATCCAAATCAGAATTTGAAGGGAATCGTCGCGTAACCATGGATCTCTTACCATTGCCAGTCCCTCTTCGATGTTGCCAAGCCTTTACTTAGGAAGGAAAGtacattaatattataaataatttgagctTATGGTCAGATGTATAACCGAGCGAACATCGGACATTCAGCATTTAGTATTGTTCGTTGTTCAGTAGATAGTGTGATTTATTGTGTTCGGTGTTATTTTTAGTCTGTGCCATAGTTTATGCTACAGATAGCGCTGTTTTTGATTCTTAGGGGCAAAATCGTTTTAAATAATGTCCGCAAAAAAAGTTGGAAAGCAAGGTCTTATTATATGCAGCAAAGGACGAGAAATCATaagcaatattattaatttcatgaaaaaagagGCAGATGAAGGAGTTTGactatttctttgaaaaattacaggTATGTAGCAAGATTTAATTCGAGAAGTAGGTTGAAGAAATGCGgagtttatacatttttatacagGCACCTACTTATTGAgtgtcatattttaaattagaatattaacatattttgatatttcagggAAAGACTACTAGCTGCTACTGGGATGTCAAGGTCTACTTTTCAAAAGATATCAAAAGAAGCTCAAAAAGTTGAGTGGGGAAGGCCAAGCACATCTTTTCAATCGCCGAAAAAAATACGTAACACTAAAAAAAGAAAGCTGATTCGTATCTCGCCAGATCAGATAAAATCTATAAGAGAAATTATCTACGATTTTTATGTACTGGAGAAGAGACTTCCTACGTTAAAGTgtaagaaattgtttttattagtattataaaGTCATGTACCTACTTAGTTTAAGGTTTACTGTTGTTactattcaatttaaaagagtAAACGTGCAATGctaaattatgatgaaattacAGGTGTTTTGCAGAAAATTAATGACCGGCAAATCTTGACAGAAGCAATAAGTGTAAGCAGCTTGAATCggcttattaaaaaaattgatttctggtaatagttttgattttaagtTGTCCATTATTACGATAATTACGATAATAAAAACCTTGATGTCTATcacagtgattttttttttgtagatggCAGAAAATGCCAGACCGAAGAAAAATTTTGTGTAAATCACACGACATTCGCCTGAAACGAATAAATTACCTAAAGAAGCTGATAGAATACCGTAACGAAGGCCACGATATATGTTATACTGATGAAACTTACATACACAGCAGCCATGTTAAAGACAGGGGCTGGTACGATGAGACTCTAAAAGAAATCAAGAAGCCAATTTCTAAAGGCCAACGGCTGATTATAATACATGGTGGAGAAAAAGGATTCGTGAACAACGGATTACTTATATTTAAATCAGGTAAGTTTGAAtacttgtattttttaacatagaATTAGTGATGGCtaaaatatcgatatttcgGTATATCGTTTAccgaaaattatgaatattaatgtCAATATCTATATTCAGATTCCAGTGTCCACCAGACTTAGccagaatagaaaaaatatttttttgtacaattgcATTTAAATTGCGATAAACCATAGCACTTACCACCTACTTGTCATATACCAatagaattataatttacttactatttatacttgtttttttttgcagtTACAAAAACTGGTGATTACCATAAAGAcatgaataatcaaaatttcatgtcaTGGGTTCAAAAGCAATTGTTGCCGAATCTGCCTGAAAGGTCCGTCCTCGTTATAGACAACGCAGCATACCATAAtgtaccaataaaaaaaatattacgacgGCTTCTAAGAAAGAAGAAATGTTAAACTGGCTAATAGAAAATGGATTACCAGCAGACCCCAAACTAACAAAACCGGAACTACACCgcatttttcaagaaaataaatttcgctTCTCCATAAAGTACAAACTAGACGAATTGTTACAACAACATGGGCACCGTGTACTACGTTTACCTCCTTATCATCTAGAACTAAACCCGATCGAAAAAATCTGGGCATTAGTAAAAAATTGGGTAGCTGCGCACAATACAACATTTAAACTGTCCGATACGGAGGCACTCGCTAGGCAAAAATTTGAGGAGGTATCGGAACAAGAGTGACCACACTCTAGATCACTTAGTATTTACAGTAAATACGGGTTCATCGGAAGAAATTGAAGACAAAAACAGCAAGGATACTGATAGTTCATTAGAGGATGAACTAGGATGTTCGTCTCTAGTTTCTGTTagcgaataatttttttataatttttttttaattaacgacataga
The window above is part of the Diorhabda sublineata isolate icDioSubl1.1 chromosome 3, icDioSubl1.1, whole genome shotgun sequence genome. Proteins encoded here:
- the LOC130441230 gene encoding uncharacterized protein LOC130441230 → MPDRRKILCKSHDIRLKRINYLKKLIEYRNEGHDICYTDETYIHSSHVKDRGWYDETLKEIKKPISKGQRLIIIHGGEKGFVNNGLLIFKSVTKTGDYHKDMNNQNFMSWVQKQLLPNLPERSVLVIDNAAYHNVPIKKILRRLLRKKKC